Proteins encoded by one window of Camelus bactrianus isolate YW-2024 breed Bactrian camel chromosome 9, ASM4877302v1, whole genome shotgun sequence:
- the LOC105067198 gene encoding vomeronasal type-1 receptor 4-like, translating to MDSRDVTLDVIFLTQTVVGILGNFLLLSHYNSLYLTRYRLRCTDLMLKHMIVANFLVLLCKGVPHTMAVFGWKHSPSDFGCKLFFFLHRVGRGVSIGSIYLLSVFQVMTISPRNSRWAELKGKSLRYIVPSILLCWFLQMLVSIIFPVCIHGKWSNKSITDNRDFGYCSSFCHHKTSNVLFAALLLFPDVSCLGLMLWASGSMVFILHRHKQRVQHIRRNNASSTSSPEARATKTILLLVSTFVYFYTLSFIFQVVLSLFENPSWFLVSIATIITACFPTVSPFLLMSRDSIVHSLYFAWRRNTKSPTMRRNM from the coding sequence ATGGACAGCAGGGATGTGACATTAGATGTGATCTTCTTAACACAGACTGTGGTTGGAATCCTGGGCAACTTCTTACTTCTTTCCCATTATAACAGCCTTTACTTGACTAGGTACAGGTTAAGGTGCACAGATTTGATGCTTAAGCACATGATTGTAGCCAACTTCCTTGTCCTCCTCTGCAAAGGTGTCCCCCACACAATGGCAGTATTTGGGTGGAAACATTCCCCCAGCGATTTTGGatgcaaactttttttctttctgcacagagtggggaggggagtgtcCATCGGTAGCATCTACCTCTTGAGTGTCTTTCAGGTGATGACGATCAGTCCCAGGAACTCTAGGTGGGCAGAGCTTAAAGGAAAATCTCTCAGGTACATTGTTCCCTCTATTCTCCTGTGTTGGTTCCTGCAAATGTTGGTGAGCATCATTTTTCCTGTCTGCATACATGGTAAATGGAGCAACAAAAGCATCACAGACAACAGGGATTTTGGATACTGTTCTTCCTTTTGTCATCACAAAACCAGTAATGTGTTATTTGCAGCATTGCTTTTGTTCCCTGATGTCTCATGTTTGGGGCTCATGCTCTGGGCCAGTGGCTCCATGGTTTTCATCCTGCACAGGCACAAGCAGAGGGTGCAACACATTCGGAGGAATAATGCCTCCTCCACATCCTCCCCTGAGGCCAGAGCTACTAAAACCATTCTTCTCCTTGTGAGCACCTTTGTCTACTTCTACActctttcttttatctttcaaGTTGTTTTGTCTCTCTTTGAGAATCCCAGCTGGTTCCTTGTGAGCATCGCTACAATCATAACTGCGTGCTTCCCAACTGTCAGCCCCTTTCTGCTCATGAGCCGTGACTCCATTGTACACAGCCTCTACTTTGCCTGGAGAAGGAATACGAAATCCCCTACTATGAGGAGAAATATGTAA